A DNA window from Thermodesulfobacteriota bacterium contains the following coding sequences:
- a CDS encoding cobalamin-dependent protein (Presence of a B(12) (cobalamin)-binding domain implies dependence on cobalamin itself, in one of its several forms, or in some unusual lineages, dependence on a cobalamin-like analog.), protein MSNEKIKVITGKIGTDGHYRGIEAVTRALRDAGMEVVYLGAGKRVEEVIKALNQEDADVLGLSFLCGGHIQAMKRLMTRIKEENLEHVLVLVGGIIYDDEIPEMKELGIAEVFLPGIPLAHIVDYVSREVEKRRRN, encoded by the coding sequence ATGAGCAACGAAAAGATAAAAGTGATAACAGGTAAGATTGGCACTGATGGCCATTATCGTGGAATTGAGGCAGTAACCAGAGCATTACGTGATGCCGGGATGGAGGTAGTCTATTTAGGTGCAGGCAAAAGAGTAGAAGAAGTGATAAAGGCATTGAATCAAGAGGATGCTGATGTTTTGGGGCTGAGCTTCTTATGTGGTGGCCATATTCAAGCTATGAAAAGACTAATGACCCGGATAAAAGAAGAAAATTTGGAACATGTTTTGGTCTTAGTAGGTGGAATTATTTATGATGATGAAATTCCAGAGATGAAGGAATTAGGTATTGCTGAGGTGTTTTTGCCCGGGATTCCTTTGGCGCACATAGTTGACTATGTCTCAAGGGAGGTTGAGAAACGAAGGAGAAACTAA
- a CDS encoding methylmalonyl-CoA mutase family protein — protein MISSKEITEMYREKVTENTTSSGIPVKEVYTPEDIAHIDYGRDIGPPGKYPFVRGHHPLMYRGKLWNIRNITGLSTPKAYNERLKYLIAQGMTAIECELDSPTFYGLEPDQPSADGHLGVCGTCLHSLKDVEEMLEGLPLDGLSFSSAPSTPELSQAYILTAMKHGCDIGKLRGLALIPQFYLFNTCVPDQEYITFVKGRISTIFRWSNDFLEYACKNLFKWNGWYSSGYDIREAFCDAIQEIAYTIAIRNEKLREMMRRGVDVNIAAPRFMPVLSVTQDFFEEIAKLRAARRVWAETLKRDFGITDPNALCLRFHANVAGSSFTRQQPLVNLMRGSLSCLAGVLGGALGIQVPSYDEAWATPSEDAATLAVRTQQIIRYESGVPRVVDPMAGSYYIESLTNEMAQRIEAEVDRIEKLGGWLEAMRTGWVKNELEKSQIAIQGKIESGEKTVIGVNRFTVPPEEDFKPKRYAPDVSREVEPYLAEYVEWRDKKRDREKVKKALEKLRSTAEKTNDSLVPCVFEALEADATFAEIRGVLRMVDGLEYDPAGEREYPF, from the coding sequence ATGATTAGCAGTAAAGAGATTACCGAGATGTATCGTGAAAAAGTGACCGAGAATACTACTTCCTCTGGCATTCCGGTGAAGGAGGTATATACTCCGGAAGATATTGCCCATATCGATTACGGAAGGGATATCGGTCCGCCTGGCAAGTATCCATTTGTCCGTGGTCATCATCCTTTGATGTATCGGGGTAAATTATGGAATATCAGGAACATTACCGGCTTGTCTACACCAAAGGCGTATAACGAGAGATTAAAATATCTGATAGCCCAGGGTATGACAGCCATAGAGTGTGAATTAGACAGCCCTACATTCTATGGGCTCGAGCCAGACCAGCCATCTGCTGATGGTCATCTTGGGGTATGTGGTACTTGCCTCCACTCCTTGAAAGACGTAGAGGAAATGCTTGAGGGTCTGCCCCTGGATGGACTCAGCTTTTCTTCAGCCCCTTCCACGCCGGAACTTTCGCAGGCATACATATTGACTGCCATGAAGCATGGCTGTGATATAGGCAAACTGAGGGGCTTAGCCCTTATTCCACAATTCTATTTATTCAACACCTGTGTTCCTGATCAGGAATATATAACATTTGTTAAAGGCCGCATTTCGACGATATTCCGATGGTCAAATGATTTCCTGGAATATGCTTGTAAAAATCTATTCAAGTGGAACGGGTGGTATAGCAGCGGCTATGATATACGTGAGGCGTTTTGTGATGCCATTCAGGAGATTGCATATACCATTGCCATCCGTAATGAAAAACTTCGCGAGATGATGAGAAGGGGAGTTGACGTAAATATTGCTGCCCCAAGGTTCATGCCGGTATTGAGTGTAACTCAGGATTTTTTTGAGGAAATAGCTAAGTTAAGAGCAGCGAGGAGGGTTTGGGCTGAGACATTAAAGAGAGACTTTGGAATTACCGATCCAAATGCATTATGCCTTAGATTTCATGCTAATGTTGCGGGGTCAAGCTTTACACGTCAACAACCCCTGGTCAATCTTATGAGGGGGAGTTTGAGTTGTCTGGCTGGTGTTCTTGGTGGTGCCCTGGGCATCCAGGTTCCATCATACGATGAGGCATGGGCAACCCCGTCAGAGGATGCAGCAACCCTTGCTGTCAGGACACAGCAGATCATAAGGTATGAGTCAGGTGTGCCCAGGGTAGTTGATCCAATGGCAGGTTCTTATTATATAGAGTCTCTGACTAATGAAATGGCGCAAAGGATCGAAGCAGAGGTTGACAGGATTGAAAAACTGGGTGGCTGGTTAGAGGCAATGAGGACTGGCTGGGTTAAGAATGAACTGGAAAAAAGTCAGATAGCAATACAGGGTAAAATAGAAAGTGGGGAGAAGACAGTTATCGGGGTTAACCGCTTCACCGTTCCACCTGAAGAGGATTTCAAACCAAAGAGATATGCGCCTGACGTATCCAGAGAGGTGGAGCCCTATCTTGCTGAATACGTAGAATGGAGAGACAAAAAGAGGGACAGAGAAAAAGTTAAGAAGGCGTTAGAGAAATTACGCAGTACCGCAGAGAAAACGAATGACAGTTTAGTTCCTTGCGTGTTTGAAGCCCTGGAGGCTGACGCCACTTTTGCCGAGATAAGGGGAGTGTTAAGAATGGTTGATGGACTGGAGTACGATCCGGCTGGCGAGAGAGAATATCCTTTTTGA
- a CDS encoding ABC transporter substrate-binding protein has protein sequence MKINFKLLCAIWVVFACLFTSEGYADDQRGLTSDTLKIGIILDQTGPATDLTVPGTNALRSTFRYVNEHGGINGRKAKLIVEDDRYAIPLAIASFKKLLYRDKILALIGPTSSGATITLFRHMEKEKIPTMAIPPNDKTVSPVKRYVFGVFETYPNTIKTIIDYMIEDLKTQNPRVALVYPDNETGKLDLEPAIERLKFHKLTPVTKEVLNPGSLDATSQVMSMKRYQVNNIVLCGFLTQPAGILLRELKKYGMNVLVFGNIAAAGEEAIHMAGPAAEKYYAVSPFASWYDEGEGVDFMRKVTLKYAPGTEKPYRGKLYTYIYSIGVVLKEGLLRAGRDIDGERLVTALESIKDFDMKGLSGPINFSSSNHKGMNSAKVFKADPGSGKFVPVTGWKISR, from the coding sequence ATGAAGATTAATTTCAAATTACTTTGTGCCATTTGGGTAGTCTTTGCCTGTTTATTTACGAGCGAGGGATACGCTGATGACCAAAGAGGATTGACCAGTGATACATTAAAGATCGGGATTATACTCGATCAAACCGGTCCTGCAACTGATCTCACTGTACCTGGAACCAACGCCTTAAGGAGCACCTTCAGGTATGTCAATGAACATGGTGGGATTAACGGCAGGAAGGCAAAATTAATAGTTGAGGATGACAGATATGCAATCCCCCTGGCAATAGCCTCTTTCAAAAAACTCCTTTACAGGGATAAGATATTAGCACTGATCGGACCTACATCTTCAGGGGCAACCATCACCCTTTTTCGACACATGGAAAAGGAAAAGATCCCGACCATGGCAATACCGCCCAATGACAAAACCGTCTCACCTGTAAAAAGATATGTCTTTGGTGTATTTGAAACCTATCCCAATACCATAAAGACTATCATTGATTACATGATAGAGGATTTGAAGACTCAGAATCCCAGGGTTGCCCTGGTTTACCCTGATAATGAGACAGGAAAACTTGACCTTGAACCTGCAATTGAGAGGCTAAAATTCCATAAACTGACCCCTGTAACAAAAGAGGTATTAAACCCGGGTTCCCTTGATGCTACCTCCCAGGTAATGAGTATGAAAAGGTATCAGGTAAACAATATAGTATTGTGCGGTTTTCTTACCCAACCTGCTGGCATACTTTTGAGAGAATTAAAAAAGTACGGCATGAATGTACTCGTCTTTGGGAACATAGCGGCAGCCGGCGAAGAGGCTATACATATGGCAGGACCGGCAGCAGAAAAGTACTACGCAGTGAGCCCCTTTGCTTCCTGGTATGACGAGGGTGAAGGGGTAGATTTCATGAGGAAAGTGACCCTCAAGTACGCACCTGGCACAGAAAAACCATATCGGGGTAAACTCTACACATACATTTATTCAATTGGTGTAGTATTGAAGGAAGGGCTTTTAAGGGCAGGCAGGGATATAGACGGAGAACGGTTGGTAACGGCTCTGGAAAGTATAAAGGATTTTGACATGAAAGGACTCTCCGGCCCTATAAATTTTAGTTCCAGTAATCATAAAGGGATGAATTCGGCAAAGGTATTTAAGGCTGACCCGGGTAGTGGAAAGTTTGTCCCTGTGACTGGATGGAAGATTTCCAGATAG
- the secA gene encoding preprotein translocase subunit SecA — protein MIGTVLKKLIGSKNERELKKLQPLVAHINDLEPDVNKLKDHQLQAKTSEFKERIGKGELLDDILPEAFAVVRETSRRVLRERHFDAQLIGGMVLHQGKIAEMKTGEGKTLAATLPAYINALKGEGVHIVTVNDYLARRDSEWMGTIYRFLGLSVGVIVHDMDDENRRKSYNSDITYGTNNEFGFDYLRDNMKFSLDDYVQRKLHYAIVDEVDSILIDEARTPLIISGPTEESTDKYYQINRIIPRLKNEKDYTIEEKTRTVALTENGVAEVEKLLHVENLYDPRNIEILHHVNQGLKAHTLFKKDIDYVVKANEVVIVDEFTGRLMPGRRYSDGLHQALEAKENVKIENENQTLASITFQNYFRMYEKLAGMTGTADTEAAEFKKIYNLDVMVIPTNMPMIRRDNPDVIYKTEREKFNAALNEIKELNKIGRPVLVGTISIEKSEQLSKMLKRHGIKHHVLNAKHHQREAEIVAQAGRKHAVTISTNMAGRGTDIILGGNPEFLAAEKVEKDIHSEKYQETLDQMVQICHREKEEVIALGGLHILGTERHESRRIDNQLRGRSGRQGDPGSSRFYLSLEDYLLRIFGSERISTIMDKLGMEEGQPIEHGLVSKAIENAQRKVEGHNFDIRKHLLEYDDVMNKQREVIYKERREVLSSENLKGSIEEITEEVIEDITGVYVDEKSYPDEWDIKGLNEAIYKQFSFRIDIDHIPVDSFTREKLIELTISQGREFYNRKEAELGENAMRYLERVIYLQTIDSLWKDHLLAMDHLREGIGLRGYGQKNPLHEYQREGYGMFMDMINRIKEGAIEKLYRLQLAKEEDFSSLVPTRRQRFFLSRGEEESQPEKQQPVKRGDNKTGRNEPCPCGSGKKYKKCCLQRGQVEST, from the coding sequence TTGATTGGGACTGTATTAAAGAAGTTAATCGGAAGTAAAAATGAGAGGGAACTTAAAAAACTACAGCCTCTGGTCGCTCACATTAACGACTTAGAACCGGATGTTAACAAGTTAAAAGACCATCAATTACAGGCTAAGACTTCTGAGTTTAAAGAAAGAATTGGAAAGGGAGAGCTACTGGATGACATTTTACCAGAAGCCTTTGCGGTGGTCAGAGAAACATCAAGACGGGTTTTAAGGGAACGTCATTTCGATGCACAATTGATAGGGGGCATGGTCCTTCATCAAGGTAAGATTGCAGAGATGAAGACCGGTGAAGGTAAAACACTGGCTGCCACGCTTCCTGCTTATATTAATGCCTTGAAAGGAGAGGGAGTTCATATAGTTACAGTAAATGACTATCTGGCGAGGAGAGACAGCGAATGGATGGGAACAATATATAGATTTTTGGGTTTGTCCGTAGGTGTAATTGTACACGATATGGATGATGAAAATAGGAGGAAATCATATAATTCTGACATCACCTATGGTACAAACAACGAGTTTGGTTTTGACTATCTGAGAGATAATATGAAATTCAGCCTGGATGACTATGTACAGCGCAAGCTTCATTATGCAATTGTAGATGAGGTGGACAGTATCCTAATAGATGAAGCCAGAACCCCTCTTATTATATCAGGCCCTACTGAAGAATCTACTGACAAATACTATCAAATCAACAGAATTATCCCCCGGCTTAAAAACGAGAAAGATTACACTATTGAGGAGAAGACAAGAACAGTTGCCCTGACAGAAAACGGGGTTGCTGAAGTTGAAAAATTACTTCACGTTGAAAACCTCTATGACCCAAGGAATATTGAGATACTGCACCATGTAAATCAAGGATTAAAAGCACATACATTGTTTAAGAAAGACATCGACTATGTGGTTAAAGCTAACGAAGTAGTGATAGTCGATGAGTTTACCGGAAGGTTAATGCCGGGGAGGAGATACAGTGACGGTCTGCATCAGGCATTGGAAGCAAAAGAGAATGTAAAGATTGAAAACGAAAATCAAACCCTGGCTTCTATTACCTTTCAAAATTACTTCAGGATGTATGAGAAACTGGCGGGGATGACCGGAACGGCAGATACAGAAGCAGCAGAATTCAAGAAGATATATAATCTGGATGTCATGGTTATACCAACCAATATGCCCATGATAAGAAGAGACAACCCAGATGTCATATATAAAACAGAAAGAGAGAAGTTCAATGCTGCTCTTAATGAAATAAAAGAGTTAAACAAGATTGGGCGCCCTGTATTGGTGGGAACCATCTCCATAGAGAAGTCTGAACAGTTAAGTAAAATGCTTAAAAGGCACGGAATCAAACATCATGTCTTAAATGCCAAACACCATCAGAGAGAGGCCGAAATCGTAGCCCAGGCAGGCAGAAAGCATGCTGTAACAATTTCGACTAATATGGCTGGGAGAGGAACTGACATTATCCTGGGTGGAAACCCAGAGTTTCTGGCTGCAGAAAAGGTAGAGAAAGACATTCACTCAGAAAAATACCAAGAGACCCTGGACCAAATGGTGCAGATATGTCATAGGGAAAAAGAGGAGGTTATAGCCCTAGGTGGATTGCATATCCTAGGTACAGAAAGGCATGAGAGCCGTCGTATTGACAACCAGCTGAGAGGAAGATCAGGCAGGCAGGGTGATCCGGGCTCCTCCAGATTTTACCTCTCTTTGGAAGATTATCTGCTAAGGATATTTGGGTCAGAAAGAATCTCTACTATCATGGATAAACTAGGGATGGAAGAGGGGCAACCCATCGAGCATGGATTAGTCAGTAAGGCAATAGAGAATGCGCAGCGTAAGGTGGAGGGTCATAATTTCGATATACGTAAACACCTGCTCGAATATGATGATGTTATGAATAAGCAACGAGAAGTAATCTATAAAGAACGCAGGGAAGTATTGAGCAGTGAAAACTTAAAAGGGAGTATCGAAGAAATCACAGAGGAAGTGATTGAAGATATCACCGGGGTTTATGTTGATGAAAAATCCTATCCAGATGAGTGGGATATTAAAGGTTTAAATGAGGCTATTTATAAACAGTTCTCTTTCCGGATAGATATTGACCATATCCCTGTTGATAGTTTTACCCGAGAAAAGCTAATTGAATTGACAATCTCTCAGGGCAGGGAATTCTATAATAGAAAAGAGGCAGAGTTAGGTGAAAACGCTATGCGCTATCTGGAGAGGGTTATCTACCTCCAAACTATTGACAGCCTCTGGAAGGATCATCTTCTGGCTATGGATCACTTAAGAGAAGGCATTGGACTCAGAGGTTACGGTCAGAAAAATCCCCTTCATGAATACCAAAGAGAAGGTTATGGAATGTTTATGGATATGATTAATCGGATTAAAGAAGGCGCTATAGAAAAACTATACAGGCTTCAGCTAGCCAAGGAGGAAGATTTTTCATCACTGGTTCCGACCAGACGGCAGCGTTTTTTTCTCTCAAGGGGAGAAGAGGAATCGCAACCTGAGAAACAGCAACCTGTTAAAAGGGGAGACAACAAGACAGGCAGAAATGAGCCATGCCCTTGTGGTAGTGGGAAAAAATACAAGAAGTGCTGTCTTCAAAGAGGTCAGGTGGAAAGCACCTAA
- the argJ gene encoding bifunctional glutamate N-acetyltransferase/amino-acid acetyltransferase ArgJ — translation MRFVVPGFLASGISAGIKRNKANDLALVYSEKPAITAAVFTQNRVKAAPILVSMEKAKKHLCQAILINSGNANACTGEAGLEDARLMSRLAAHKLKIDESLVLVASTGVIGKRLPIETISKNIPQLVEKLTPDGILGAAEAILTTDTHPKVVWKKETIGAKEITICGIAKGAGMIMPNMATMLSFILTDADIEAKTLEKVFIEGIRYSFNSISIDGQTSTNDMAIILANGKAKNPTITWCSQDLELFRNLLVDILVKLSSMIVKDGEGATKFVEIRVINSKGYHDAAKVAFSVANSNLVKTAFFGEDCNWGRIVSAIGASGVDIDPEKINIAFEDIMVVKNGVGTGIQQEERASKVLQKEEFKVVIDLNSGSSEARVFTTDLSPEYVTINANYRT, via the coding sequence ATGAGATTTGTGGTGCCCGGCTTTTTAGCCAGTGGCATTTCAGCGGGAATCAAGCGGAATAAAGCAAACGACTTAGCCCTAGTCTATTCAGAGAAACCAGCTATCACTGCAGCAGTTTTTACTCAAAACAGGGTTAAGGCTGCACCGATTTTGGTAAGTATGGAAAAGGCAAAAAAGCATTTATGTCAGGCAATTCTTATAAACAGCGGTAATGCTAACGCATGTACTGGAGAGGCGGGTTTAGAAGATGCCCGATTAATGTCCAGACTCGCAGCACATAAGCTGAAAATAGACGAATCCCTGGTTTTGGTCGCTTCAACAGGGGTAATCGGGAAAAGGCTGCCCATAGAAACAATCTCCAAAAATATTCCACAACTCGTAGAGAAGTTAACCCCGGATGGAATACTGGGAGCAGCAGAGGCGATATTGACCACTGATACACACCCCAAGGTAGTATGGAAAAAAGAAACAATCGGTGCTAAAGAGATTACTATATGTGGCATAGCAAAAGGGGCAGGGATGATAATGCCCAATATGGCTACTATGCTTTCCTTTATCTTGACAGATGCAGATATTGAAGCTAAAACTTTAGAAAAGGTATTTATAGAGGGCATCAGATATTCTTTTAACAGTATAAGTATAGATGGCCAAACCAGTACTAATGATATGGCAATTATTCTAGCCAACGGAAAGGCTAAAAATCCAACTATAACTTGGTGTTCTCAGGATCTTGAGCTTTTTAGAAACCTATTGGTGGACATTCTGGTAAAGTTGTCCAGTATGATCGTTAAAGACGGAGAAGGAGCTACAAAATTTGTTGAAATCAGAGTTATAAATTCAAAAGGGTACCATGATGCGGCTAAAGTAGCCTTCAGTGTTGCAAATTCAAACCTGGTAAAGACAGCCTTCTTCGGAGAAGATTGCAATTGGGGAAGAATCGTTTCTGCCATCGGAGCATCAGGCGTCGATATTGATCCAGAGAAGATCAACATAGCTTTTGAAGATATAATGGTGGTTAAAAACGGAGTTGGCACAGGGATTCAACAGGAAGAAAGAGCATCCAAAGTACTCCAGAAAGAAGAGTTTAAGGTTGTAATAGATTTGAACAGTGGCTCAAGTGAAGCCAGAGTCTTTACCACTGATTTGTCTCCGGAATATGTAACTATAAATGCTAACTATAGAACCTAA
- the rpsB gene encoding 30S ribosomal protein S2, translating into MLNITMKQLLEAGVHFGHQTKRWNPKMKEYIFGARNGIYIINLQKTVQLFREAYNFVVETVSKGETVLFVGTKKQAQDAVEEEAKRCNMFYVTNRWLGGTLTNFQTIKQSIDRLKKIEAMKTDGTIDSLTKKEALKIEKEREKLEKNLGGIKDMGKLPGAILIIDPRKERISVAEAKKLGIPSIALVDTNCDPDDITYVVPGNDDAIRAIRLFTSKTADACLEGRKKFEEKIEAEAREEEMSIEIEESEEEVVQNRGEV; encoded by the coding sequence ATGCTGAATATTACAATGAAACAATTGCTGGAGGCTGGTGTTCATTTTGGACATCAGACAAAGCGATGGAACCCAAAAATGAAAGAGTACATCTTTGGGGCAAGAAATGGGATTTACATCATCAACCTGCAAAAGACTGTCCAATTATTCAGGGAGGCTTATAATTTCGTAGTTGAAACAGTATCCAAAGGAGAAACAGTTCTATTTGTAGGAACAAAAAAACAGGCTCAGGATGCTGTTGAGGAAGAAGCCAAGAGATGTAATATGTTTTATGTTACCAACAGATGGCTTGGAGGAACATTAACGAATTTCCAAACTATCAAGCAGAGTATAGATAGATTAAAAAAGATTGAGGCTATGAAAACCGATGGCACTATTGATAGTCTTACAAAGAAAGAGGCACTAAAGATCGAGAAGGAGAGAGAAAAATTAGAGAAGAACCTCGGCGGGATCAAAGATATGGGCAAACTCCCGGGGGCCATTTTGATTATTGATCCCAGAAAGGAGAGAATATCTGTTGCTGAAGCAAAGAAACTTGGTATCCCCAGTATTGCCTTGGTAGATACAAACTGTGATCCTGATGATATAACCTATGTTGTTCCAGGAAATGACGATGCTATTAGAGCTATAAGGTTATTCACTTCTAAGACTGCAGATGCTTGCTTGGAAGGACGAAAGAAATTTGAGGAAAAGATAGAAGCCGAAGCCAGAGAAGAAGAGATGTCCATTGAAATTGAAGAGAGTGAGGAAGAAGTAGTTCAAAATCGGGGGGAAGTATAA
- the tsf gene encoding translation elongation factor Ts, with protein MEIKASIVKSLREKTSAGIMDCKKALKETNGDINKAIDYLRKKGLAAAAKKTGRISKEGIIEAYIHPGGKLGVLLEVNCETDFVAKAADFVEFVKNIAMHIAASNPLYLKREIIPEDVIEKERDIYKSQALNSGKPEKIIDRIVDGKMEKFFSEVCLLEQPYVKEPEISVKELVDTLIARMGENISIRRFSRYQLSENLDNEKA; from the coding sequence ATGGAGATTAAAGCATCTATTGTTAAGAGTCTGCGTGAGAAAACCAGTGCCGGGATTATGGATTGCAAAAAGGCACTGAAGGAAACCAACGGTGACATTAATAAAGCCATAGATTACTTGAGAAAAAAAGGGCTGGCGGCAGCAGCTAAGAAGACAGGTAGGATTTCTAAAGAAGGAATTATAGAGGCATATATCCATCCGGGGGGGAAGCTGGGAGTACTTCTAGAGGTTAATTGTGAAACTGATTTTGTAGCTAAGGCAGCGGATTTTGTTGAATTTGTAAAAAATATAGCCATGCACATAGCTGCCTCAAATCCCCTTTATCTGAAAAGAGAAATTATTCCAGAAGATGTTATAGAAAAAGAAAGGGATATATATAAGAGTCAGGCATTAAACTCTGGAAAACCTGAAAAGATAATTGATAGAATCGTAGATGGAAAAATGGAAAAGTTTTTTTCTGAGGTCTGCTTACTGGAACAGCCTTACGTTAAAGAGCCCGAGATTTCTGTTAAAGAATTAGTTGATACCTTAATAGCCAGGATGGGGGAGAATATATCTATCAGACGTTTTTCCCGTTACCAATTGAGTGAAAATCTGGATAATGAAAAAGCCTAA
- the pyrH gene encoding UMP kinase — protein sequence MKKPNFRRVLLKLSGEALLGKEEYGISLSVINSISSEIKEVIESGVEIAIVIGGGNIFRGIKATAEGMDRSSADYIGMLATVINSLVLQDRLEKLGIPTRVLSAIEMRQIAEPYIPRRAKRHLEKKRVVIFAAGTGNPYFTTDTAAALRGKEINADVILKATKVDGVYTSDPTIDRDAKKFEALSYTEVLNKNLKVIDSTAVSLCRDNNLPIIIFNLTVPGNIKKAILGERLGTTITSKT from the coding sequence ATGAAAAAGCCTAATTTTAGAAGGGTACTCCTTAAACTGAGTGGAGAAGCCCTGCTGGGCAAGGAAGAATATGGGATTAGCCTTAGTGTTATCAACAGTATTTCATCTGAGATTAAGGAAGTCATTGAATCAGGTGTAGAAATAGCGATTGTTATAGGTGGCGGGAATATTTTCCGTGGTATAAAAGCCACTGCCGAAGGAATGGATCGATCTTCAGCCGATTATATAGGGATGTTGGCTACCGTAATTAATAGCCTGGTACTGCAGGATAGATTGGAAAAACTGGGAATACCCACCAGGGTCTTATCCGCCATAGAGATGAGGCAAATAGCAGAACCCTATATACCTAGACGGGCTAAACGACACCTGGAGAAGAAAAGGGTTGTAATATTTGCGGCAGGAACAGGTAATCCCTATTTTACTACCGATACTGCAGCTGCACTCAGGGGAAAAGAAATCAACGCTGATGTAATACTGAAGGCAACAAAGGTGGATGGAGTCTATACCAGTGACCCCACAATAGATAGAGATGCTAAAAAATTTGAGGCATTAAGCTATACTGAAGTATTGAACAAAAACCTTAAGGTGATAGATTCTACAGCTGTGTCTTTATGTAGAGATAACAACTTACCAATAATTATTTTCAATCTGACGGTTCCAGGTAATATTAAAAAAGCCATCTTAGGCGAAAGGTTAGGAACCACGATTACGAGTAAGACATGA
- the frr gene encoding ribosome recycling factor, producing MKEEIIRELENSMEETIEGLRKEFSKVRTGRASLSLLDGIKVQYYGELTPLNQVATLSVPEARLITIQPWDTKVIGEIEKAIQKSGLGLIPVNDGKLIRISIPNLTEERRQELIKVVKRMTEECKVFLRNTRRDTNNMLKDMKKEKEMSEDEMFKFQDEVQKITDRYVKKSDEILAAKEKEVLEI from the coding sequence ATGAAAGAAGAGATTATTAGAGAACTTGAAAATAGTATGGAAGAAACCATTGAAGGACTCAGGAAAGAATTTAGCAAGGTAAGAACAGGAAGGGCATCCTTATCTTTACTAGACGGAATTAAAGTCCAATACTATGGGGAACTTACACCCCTCAATCAGGTTGCTACTCTTTCTGTTCCGGAGGCTAGATTGATTACAATTCAACCATGGGATACCAAGGTTATAGGAGAAATCGAAAAGGCTATACAAAAATCTGGTTTGGGCCTCATCCCAGTTAACGATGGAAAGCTCATTCGTATATCAATACCCAATTTAACAGAAGAGCGAAGGCAGGAACTGATTAAGGTGGTTAAAAGGATGACTGAAGAGTGTAAAGTGTTCCTCAGGAATACCCGAAGGGATACCAATAATATGCTCAAAGATATGAAGAAAGAGAAAGAGATGTCTGAAGATGAGATGTTTAAATTCCAAGATGAAGTTCAGAAAATCACAGACAGATATGTGAAAAAATCTGATGAGATTCTAGCAGCTAAGGAGAAAGAGGTACTGGAAATCTAG
- a CDS encoding 4Fe-4S binding protein has product MPYKITDDCVSCGTCTEECPSQAIEEDDDIYVINQDECTECGTCVDICPTEAIIEE; this is encoded by the coding sequence GTGCCCTATAAAATTACTGATGACTGTGTATCGTGCGGAACCTGTACAGAAGAGTGTCCTTCTCAAGCCATTGAAGAAGACGACGACATATACGTAATTAATCAAGATGAATGCACAGAGTGTGGTACTTGTGTAGACATATGTCCAACAGAAGCAATAATTGAGGAATAA